The Vallitalea okinawensis genome includes a window with the following:
- a CDS encoding 2-hydroxyacid dehydrogenase gives MKIAFFDTKPYDREIFDELNEIYHYDITFFEERLNDKTVKLAEGFDVVSIFVQDQASAYVIDQLYNYGIQLIALRCAGYNNVDFKAAKDKIHVVHVPAYSPHAIAEFTISMILTLNRKIHKAYNRTRDLNFSLNGLLGFDMYGKTVGLIGTGKIAKVFIQILNGFGCKVLAYDLYPDKAYAKEMGYDYVSLDELFRQSDIVSLHCPLTKDTEYIINKDSIAKMKDSVMIVNTGRGKLINTVDLIDALKSKKISGAALDVYEEEDKYFYEDFSDKGVKDDVLSRLITFPNVLITSHQAYFTKEALGNIATTTMDSIQQLTDGKELVNEIGYVCDENGCVIKRLS, from the coding sequence ATATAACATTTTTTGAAGAAAGATTAAATGATAAGACTGTTAAATTAGCAGAAGGTTTTGATGTTGTATCTATATTTGTTCAAGATCAAGCCTCAGCTTATGTCATAGATCAACTTTATAACTATGGTATTCAATTAATTGCACTTCGCTGTGCTGGTTATAATAATGTTGATTTTAAAGCTGCTAAGGATAAGATTCATGTTGTTCACGTACCAGCTTATTCTCCACATGCCATTGCTGAATTCACGATTTCCATGATTCTAACCCTTAACAGAAAAATTCATAAAGCTTATAACCGGACGCGAGATCTCAATTTTTCTTTGAACGGTCTTCTAGGTTTTGATATGTATGGCAAAACAGTAGGACTTATTGGTACAGGCAAAATCGCAAAAGTCTTCATCCAGATCCTAAATGGGTTTGGCTGTAAAGTTCTGGCCTATGACCTCTATCCTGATAAAGCTTATGCCAAAGAAATGGGATATGATTATGTTTCATTAGATGAACTCTTTCGACAAAGTGATATTGTTTCACTTCATTGTCCTTTAACAAAAGATACGGAATATATCATTAATAAAGATAGTATTGCTAAAATGAAGGATAGTGTTATGATTGTCAATACTGGACGTGGTAAGCTGATCAACACGGTTGATCTCATTGATGCGCTTAAATCAAAGAAAATAAGTGGTGCGGCATTGGATGTTTACGAGGAAGAAGATAAATATTTCTATGAAGATTTTTCAGATAAAGGCGTTAAAGACGATGTGCTTTCAAGACTCATTACTTTCCCTAATGTTCTTATTACATCCCATCAAGCTTACTTTACTAAAGAAGCCTTAGGTAATATAGCTACAACAACAATGGACAGTATACAGCAATTAACTGATGGAAAAGAATTGGTTAATGAAATTGGTTATGTTTGTGATGAAAACGGATGTGTTATTAAACGCCTAAGTTAA